GGGCACCTCCTACTCCTGCTGCTGCACATGCACCTCCTGAGGACGCTAAATCTGATGGGGCGGTCCACAAGTGCTCTTGCAGGCGGTCTTCCTGGTTCTGGCCATCTGTAGAAAAATAAGGATAGCGCAAAATAGAGGATATTTAAAAGAGgctatgagtgaccttaaagcaagaaggAGTTTGAAAAACAGGCAAACACACTTGTGACACAAGCAAGAAAACAAGGGTACgataatagtgatataatcTAGAAATAAGCAATTTTTGAAAACAAGCGAGCAGAAGATAGGTTATTAAAGCAAGATAAGCCTTAATTTCGACCATTAATtactaggctaacgtcctacagccaatactgctctgataccacttctatcATATCCGGTTTTAAAAAGAAACcagatgcatctcatatgtgcgtcaggatcaagttccacatatacgatagacaatacaagtgtatattcgaaacaatatcataacgaaagagagtattaaagtactttattacatgattgGAAGTCTTGATCTTAAGAAAACCAATAAACATCTTAAACTAGCAGCGGAATTTCATCTTCACAGGCAGATAACTGGAAGACACACGCCTATAAATTCTCAAAGTCTTCAGGGAACTCTGGTTTTAATAAAGTAAGTGTGAGTACATTtatagttggtactcagcaagtggagtaaattatatgatatgcgAGGCCAATTCCAAGGAATAACTGACATAGTTTGACCGCGATAAGCTCTTTTTAGtaggtcaagttttatttagcaagcattaagtGTAAGTGTATACAAAAACCCTTAAATAATtaaaagagataagtaacaacaacataaataaagagcatcaatttagatcatcttcaagttcaattatcatatgaGGGTTCAagtcgctcttaaccgtgagcatggctgatatatcagtttaaacttgcagagattgtacactttacccacaattcgtgtttcccttgatgcccaggtttgcaaggcacttaaacacttccgaggtgagtggcaaggattCACTACAAGGCCattataaagattccctaacttgcaatgaTCCGCTAAGGTTTTAGGCCGCAGTGgttataaccctccctaatgagttagacgccttaaccaggatcatatctaaacctcaagaggaccgagctataccccatcaacacactcccctcttgccctttcggtaagaccattacaagctaaaatttctaattaattagccaagatcagagccatatagtattatggttgcactatttttctgggtggttctccatgttccaattaaagcAATGATCTTATAATCATCACcaaaagtattccagaacatgaattAAAATAGGTGTAGCATTTGTTTCAAGTTAACCAACCATAGCCCATACGTGTACGCAACTAGCAAAGGTACCCAACATTAagtaaacaacccaggtttaatcaagcaAGTACAgtagaaactaggcatatccttaatttgggattcTATCGTATTATaaatacatgcatgcatataaagtaaatgtgtataGTAAAAGTTATTGGAaacggaatatgatcaaggaacgcttgccttcctcaaaatcctgctgctgctcagccTCTTCGAACCCTCGCtcttgcggatcctcgaacaGCGCACCTTCTATCGAatcacacaagtacatacaagcaagtataataaataaaaacagtataccaaacaatataaatagtACAAAAGAAGGTTTTAAAGCTCTATACACGTCGCAAGGattgcgtgagcgcaagaattgatgaaaacagagttaaaCAAAGAAGTTATGCCTAAAACAAGGTTACAacggcttatttgtaaaagatttgaaactaaaagtgCTCTGTCCAAATAAAACAAGGGCCAAAATATAAATAAAtctaaaatctagggtttagattggaAAACCGATGGGTTTTGGACGACAAgtttaattttataaaaatgtAGGGactaaaatagaagaaaaaggatctttttataaatatttttgaactagggTGGAGAGCGGGTTGATTTTCATAAAATAGAGGATCTCTTTTGCAAAAACACCTAGGGATGAAGGGTGCTGGTTTGTTGACTTGGGTTAAATCCGGTCTAGATCAGATCTGAGCCATCCGATCTAGATCGGGCGGCTAAGGGAGAAAGGGGCACTCGGGCAGCGACGCTGGGTGGCCGGCTGAAGAACTACGACGGTGGCTGCCGGCGGAGTTCACCGCTTTTGGTGTTCTAGGGCTCGGTTCGACTCGGAAAAAGGCCGAAGAAAGAGAGAGCGGGATGGAGAACACGATCAGGGGCTCGGTGCGGGGCTTCGGCGAGCGGCGCAGGGCGCGCGTGGCTGCGCGCGGCTCGACTGCTCCGGCGAGAAATCatgagggagagggaaaagaggccGGCAAGGGTCGTTACCACGCGGCGAAGCTTCGGCGGCGGCTTGTCGTCGAGGAGGGGCAGCGGAACGGTGGGAGGGCGGTGGCACCGAGAGCTCGAGCAGCGGCAGACTAGGACTAGGGTTTCgtgaggcggcggctgcgattCGATGGGGTCAAGGGGGGATCCTAGCGGCACTTATATAAGGGCGGCCGAGGGCCTCGGTGTGCGGGCCAACATGGCCTGGGAGGCGTGCCCCGGCTGGACTCGGGCTCAAATCCAAGCCTAGAGCGAGGTGGGGGACGAGCCCGATGGGCGGGTCCCACCTGGCggcgagagagggaggggagaggcaAGGGAGGCGGGGCAGGCTTGGAAAGGGGAACTGGGCCGGCTGGGTCGGGCCGCGTGGGAACCATTTATGCATGAGTCAATCTCATTTGCCCGTTGCCGATCCAACAGACCATGTCGTCAATTGATAGATAAATAGAAAATCAACTGGTTGATGATgagtaattctgaaaaaataaaatattccaGTTCGCACATATCAGTCAGAGCTAATGGTCATGTAGTCTTCATTTGGTCCAATAATCATGACAAATGTGCTTTGTTGGAAACTGGATAGTAAAGTACAAAATCTATACTACTAGGAGTATGCCCGTGCATTGCTACGGATAATAAATTTATTAATTCAAATTGGATCTATATGTTGCTATGCACAACAAATGAATTAACTAATTTGCTTGCACAAGATTTGTGCATTTATGCATGTTCTCAAACTTAACACCAGGAATTATTAGttgccccccgccccccccccccccccccccccccccggtagctgcaagttcaagattaACATATGACTTAAAGGTTATCACCAGAACAACTCAATATCTAGCTATATATGACACATCATGGATTCAAACAGAACATGCTCGTTACTTAAAAAAAGAATATTAAGACCTGGTGATCTATTCTTTTGCTTTCGCTAACTTTGTGCATCTCTTTTTTTTGGTAGTGCATAAATTATGAAAAATAATGTAGGAACGGTAAAATAAATTGATCAAAGCACATTATAGCCATAGTCTAATTAAACAATTGCATTGTCACCTCTGAAACAAAACTGCAGGTTACACATGAGATAACAAGCAGATATGCCTTGAAAGCGCAAGCCATTATAGATACACAGTCCTTGCCGTCCATGCAGCCATCAGAAAAGTTGCACACCTTTAAGTTCTGATAAGGAAATGGTATATGAAGCAATACATGTTTCCATAAACAATGCCAACATAAAAACTCAGGTACTTTTTTAAGAACAATTGAGACTCACCTTCAGCATTTACAACTCTTTTCAATTCCAAATTGAAGCTAGAGGCTGCAACCTTGGAGTGTTCACATGATTTCCAGCATGTGTTCTTCCACTCTGTCTACTTGTGGCTGAGGATAAAACGGTGTCCATCCAAAATCGGGAATAACACATTGTGCGCTAACTGGCTTAGGATTATAAGGGAATGTAAGCTTTGGAGTGAAGCTAGGGGTTGGGATGGCAATTGACTCTCTGTGCAAATTGTTCGCACGATACTCTTTGAGTCTTCTTTTATAATCTTTCTTCGCCTCCCGCCGTACCTGATCTCTGTTTTGCAATTTCATCTTCTCCACACTTTAAAGATTATTCAGTTTCTTTGCATGGTATGACTTGCGACGGCGGAGATTTATAAGGGCCCTCTTCTCCACTGACATTGACACCCTTCGAGCTCGAACCCTTTCCCGTCTACGCTGATTAGGGTCAGTAATACCTGAAAAAATTGCATTATTATAGTATCCACACGTGAATTTATAATTCAAACACTACACCACGGTGCTACCTGTGTTTTATCACAGGTGACAGGCATAGCATCAACAACACCGTGCGTCGCCTTCGGGGTGTTGAACTCCTCCACACAGGTCAAATCACATTTCGAAGTGGGACGATTCACATTGAGTAGCTCCAGACTCACATCTCCCACAACTTCACACATAAGAAACGATAAATATTCAAAAATATGTACGGCACCATACAGGGTTATATGCGAGATTACCTGCATCCCTGTTCGTCGTCTCGGATTGCTGCTCCACGGGAATGCACACATATGCATCATTCCTGTGCAACCAATCAGTACCTTCTCCAATATCCATTGCATCATTGGCTTGTTCATCCATAGAATAGACATCTGAACATAGATTTCTGATGGTCAGGAGGCAGATCGTTTAAATACAACCACGGCTTTCGGCTGTAGGCCAACAATACCTGGCTGCTGAGATGCATCAACTACTACCTCATTTTTATCTTCAGCCTTTTTATCAGTACATTCTCCAAAATCCATCGCACCAATGGCTTGTTCATCCACAAAATCGACTTGTGTACCTGGATTTCTGATGGTCAGGAGACAGAGTGCGAACACAATTACGGCTTTTGCCACTAAGCATACAATACCTAGCTGTTGAGTGACATCACCTCCGACTTCAGTTTTCTTATCAGCCTTTTTCTTTGCGTACGCCTCTCGTCGCCAGTGCATCCCTCTGCTCTTGAGACATAGCATTGGTTCGTATCCTCTCCCTTTGTCTTTTTAATTCTTTTGCATCTGGTTGAAGCAGTGATGATTAGCATTGCAAATTTGCAATAAGAACCAATAGATGGCACCTTATTGCCATTCGATCCCATGGCTGAAATTCGGAAAGCAAACTAACATCAAGCGTACAATGCACCACAAACCCACCACGACGAAGAACGTACCTGGGGCCGGCAACAGAAGCGAAGTCGCGGACTACCTATGCAGCTCTCTGAACACCGGACGCACCAGCGGCGCACACGGCACGGCAGACCCAACACGAAAGCGCCGGCGTCCAGGTCGTCCAACACGGAAGCGCCGGCATCCAGACCGTCCGGCGTAGCGACTGCTACGGCGTCGCGTAAGGATACGAAGGAGATCGACCGGACGCCGCGAGAGGACTACGACGACTCCGCCGTCGCGAGAGGACACGCGATGAAAATCAAACCGTGCGTGTTTTCATGCCCTTGTTTACTCCCGATGATTGCGGATCATTAGTTGCCGGGTGTACCGAGACTCAAGGCGGGCGCAATCGGAGGGCGCAAGGATCGGTACGATCGGACAGCGGCAGCTTATAGCGTGGCAGGACGATCGCGTGCGGATGACGGACATCAGATCTTATGGCTCTGGGTTATCGTTCGGCAAAGGACGTACGATCGCATGGTTAAAATTCGCAGGCGGCCGGACGATCGCGGGATCGCTGGCGACCTGCCATCGCTCTTTTGGTCTTTTTAGTTGTAGAGATAAAAGATTTAGTTCTGGTAAGAACGTTTTCCACCCGAATATATTTCCCCTTACCTCTCACGTTGTACAAACTGTGCAGGTTAAGAAGGATGATGGGAAAGTGTTGGATAGGGAGGAAAAACCATACTTTAGACACGGCAGCGGCAGCGACGACCCGCCTCATCGCCTTCCCTCCCTCCCCCGTCCATTGCCTTTGCTGCTTGTGTTTAACGCTCGTGATGGGTGCATCCCTCTCGTCGCGCTCGGGTTTGTTGCCTCAACCCTCCCTCGGCACGGCAGCTGCAGGCTCGAATCTCGATCCCGCGTGGCACAAGCGGACGCGTCCCACGCCGATGGCCCCATAGAACGCACCTCTCCTCGCTTGACTCCTCGCGACCTGTTTCGTAATTAGGTCCAACAAGAATGGACTAAAAAATGACGCCATTGCACCCCACGACGCCATCGCAAACACAGTGCCCCTAGTTTGGGGTAGATCGAAGACCTCGAGCATGCCAGATTAATCGAGACTCATGCCTTCAATATCGATGATTTGTTGCTCTTTTGCCTACCTCAACAATTCTACTGCTCTTTGCCTACTACAGAATATATTTTCCAGCCTCCTGATCAAATCGATGGTTTGCTTGAAATACATTGAGATGTGATGACAATGAATTTTTTTGAATTAACTCATCGTCATTGAAAGAAAAAAATACTCGGCCTTAGAAATTGCTTGCACTTTACAGAATACGGTTGTGATCTGAATGGCAAAAACTTATGATGTATACTATTTGTATTGCTATTGTAGTGTACTTCTACTATGCCATGTATGGTTCACATTACAATGTTCAGATGACAGATGTAGGATGCTTGATGCTTTTCCGATTCCAAATGGTGGATACATGGCAGAACAATGATGGTGCCTAAGCATGCTTGCATGATTTTCTTTGTGCTTTATAACAGTCATTTTGCAGGATATCTTTAGTTGATTGGAGTTGCAAGTTCCATTTTTTCAGCCAGGAAAAGTTTGGGCATAAAAAACAAATGGACCAATATGTTTTGTCCACTAGGCAAATGGCATTGAAAAGTTACATTCATGGTCAGATTGTTCTATATGGTAATGTGATATTAATTAAATCGTTTCAGGGCGTACGTACAACAAACAATTTCTTCACATTAGGTACTTCATATTTTGctgaataagcttatccactacaATGTTATAGGCCTTCTCGGTAGGATGGAAGCCGTCCCAGAAAATATAATCAATGACATTTGGACATGCACTGTGATATGCAATGAATACGGCAGCATTTAACACTGTGCTACCGCAGCATCCTTCGCTCACGTCCTTGAAACCTACAAAATTGTGCCGCATTGTTTAGTACAGAAATGGTCGTATCCAGAACACGTCAACTAACACATTCAATTCAGAAAGAAGACACAATACCAACTACATACTACATGCTAATAGGAAAAATGGATGATTAGTTTTCACATCTTAAAGCTACATTTTCTTCCCCATGCTGTGGAAAGAAGTCTCGCTGCGTAAAATTATAAGTTCTGCacataaatatataaatagggTTACAGCATAAAACTTACCATATAAAGCTGGATTCTGAATAAGATCAAGTAAGTTGTAGTATATATCAAAATAAGCAATTTTTGATCCAGAAGCACTTCGTTCAGCATTTAGTATCTCTATTTCCTGTGAAATTCTAGAATTAAATAATCTTGATGCTCGATTCCTTAATGGTTCGCATTGACGTGAGGGGCTTCCTCCAAGTGTTATTTGTGAAGGACAACATCCCAATGGTGGGACACCAACAAACCCAATCCTCTTAGCTCCCATATCATTCAGAG
The genomic region above belongs to Panicum hallii strain FIL2 chromosome 4, PHallii_v3.1, whole genome shotgun sequence and contains:
- the LOC112890446 gene encoding uncharacterized protein LOC112890446, with product MDFGECTDKKAEDKNEVVVDASQQPDVYSMDEQANDAMDIGEGTDWLHRNDAYVCIPVEQQSETTNRDAVVGDVSLELLNVNRPTSKCDLTCVEEFNTPKATHGVVDAMPVTCDKTQVLLTLISVDGKGFELEGCQCQWRRGPL